The sequence below is a genomic window from Polynucleobacter sp. MWH-UH19D.
CCTGACCTAAGCCCTGCAAACATAACTTTGCTGTAGTTCTTTTTCCACCGGGCTTTTGCATTTCTAAAACCTCAATAACTCCAGCGCCGCACTTTACAAATACACTTTCATCACCAAAGCCCAACACTTCGCCAGCACTCGCATGCTCGTCGCTAGGAGCAGTTTTTGGAATTCGAGAATTCCACAGCTTGAGGTCTAAATCACCAATCGAGCTAATGGCTCCAGGAAATGGATTAAAAGCCCGAATTCGGTCATCTATTTTTTGTGCCTCCCCATGCCAATCAATCTGCGCCTCATCTTTTGAAATTTTTTCAGCATATGTCACCCCGCTTGCTGCTTGTGGGTAGCGAGCTAACTTACCACCGGCCTCGAGTTGATGAAGTGTTTTAACAACTAGTTTCGCGCCTAATGTTGCCAACTTATCGTGCAAAGAAGCACTGTTCTCAGTTTGATCAATGTTTACCTCTTCAACCATAACGGTATCGCCAGTATCTAGACCCACATCCATCTGCATAATACAAACGCCCGTCTTGGTATCGCCAGACTCTATCGCTCGCTGAATAGGTGCAGCGCCTCTCCAGCGGGGTAAAAGCGAGGCATGAATATTAAAGCTTCCGTATCTGCCAGAGCGCTCGCTGATATCTAAAATTTCTTGGGGCAAGATTAGACCGTAAGCAACCACCACCATTGCATCAAATTCAATGTCAGAGAGTTGCTTATAAGCCTCTTCAGCTTGAATTCTTTTCTGAGGATCTGCGGCGTTTCGTCTTAGTGTTTCCGGTTGTAATACGGGAATATTTTTTTCTAGAGCAAATTGCTTTACAGGACTTGCTTGCAAATGCATGCCTCTCCCCGCGCGACGGTCGGGTTGCGTCAAAGCCAAAACAATTTCGTGGCCAGCTTCATCAATCGCGCGCATTGCTTGTGCCGCAAATTCAGGGGTACCAGCAAAAACAATTTTCATCGGGATGTTAGCGCTGACCTTGCAATTCTTTGCTACGTTTTTTTAACTTTTGTGAAATGCGGTTACGCTTTAACAAAGATAGGTATTCAACAAATACTTTTCCTTGTAGATGAT
It includes:
- the fmt gene encoding methionyl-tRNA formyltransferase; translated protein: MKIVFAGTPEFAAQAMRAIDEAGHEIVLALTQPDRRAGRGMHLQASPVKQFALEKNIPVLQPETLRRNAADPQKRIQAEEAYKQLSDIEFDAMVVVAYGLILPQEILDISERSGRYGSFNIHASLLPRWRGAAPIQRAIESGDTKTGVCIMQMDVGLDTGDTVMVEEVNIDQTENSASLHDKLATLGAKLVVKTLHQLEAGGKLARYPQAASGVTYAEKISKDEAQIDWHGEAQKIDDRIRAFNPFPGAISSIGDLDLKLWNSRIPKTAPSDEHASAGEVLGFGDESVFVKCGAGVIEVLEMQKPGGKRTTAKLCLQGLGQAGKALHFQTKKTVASK